Proteins encoded together in one Chroicocephalus ridibundus unplaced genomic scaffold, bChrRid1.1 SCAFFOLD_98, whole genome shotgun sequence window:
- the LOC134509345 gene encoding olfactory receptor 14A16-like has protein sequence MSNSSSITEFLLLAFAGTRELQLLHFGLFLGIYLAALLANGLIITAIACDHRLHTPMYFFLLSLSVLDLGSLSTTVPKAMANSLWDNRAISYPGCAAQAFFFLFFIVGDYCFLTIMSYDRYVAICKPLHYGTVMGSRACVHMAAAAWGSGFLTALLHTASTFSLPLCQGNAVDQIFCEIPKILKLSCSDSDSLREVGLIVVSAFVAFVCFVFIVLSYVQIFRAVLRIPSEQGQHKAFSTCLPHLAVVSLLVSTGMFAHLKPPSISSPVLDLVVAVLYSVVPPAVNPLIYSMRNQELKDALRKVISWTFFNTDNLPIFLRK, from the coding sequence atgtccaacagcagctccatcaccgagttcctcctcctggcattcgcaggcacacgggagctgcagctcttgcacttcgggctcttcctgggcatctacctggctgccctcctggccaatggcctcatcatcaccgccatcgcctgtgaccaccgcctccacacccccatgtacttcttcctcctcagcctctcggttcttgacctgggctccctgtccaccactgtccccaaagccatggccaattccctgtggGACAACAGGGCCATTTCATACCCAGGATGTGCTGCTCaggcctttttctttctcttcttcattgtAGGGGATTATTGTTTTCTCACcatcatgtcctatgaccgctacgttgccatctgcaaacccctgcactacgggaccgtGATGGgaagcagagcttgtgtccacatggcagcagctgcctggggaagtgggtttctcactgctctcctgcacacggccagtacattttccctgcccctctgccagggcaatgctgtggaccagatcttctgtgaaatccccaaaatcctcaagctctcctgctcagactcagactccctcagggaagttgggcttattgTGGTTAGTGCCTTcgttgcttttgtttgttttgtgttcatcgtgctgtcctatgtgcagatcttcagggccgtgctgaggatcccctctgagcagggacagcacaaagccttttccacgtgcctccctcacctggccgtggtctccctgcttgtcagcactggcaTGTTTGCtcacctgaagcccccctccatctcctccccagttctcgatctggtggtggcagtgctgtactcagtggttcctccagcagtgaaccccctcatctacagcatgaggaaccaggagctcaaggatgccctgaggaaggTGATTTCATGGACTTTTTTCAATACTGATAATCTTCCCATCTTTCTACGCAAGTGA